The Acidobacteriota bacterium genome includes a window with the following:
- a CDS encoding ribbon-helix-helix protein, CopG family, translated as MVKTTLYLEDSMMLRLKELARSEGRKQSSLVREALQSYLDQHQRPEPKGIGSYRSGREDISERGEELLAERPRPGSR; from the coding sequence ATGGTCAAGACCACTCTCTATCTCGAAGACTCCATGATGCTCCGGCTCAAGGAGCTGGCGCGCTCTGAGGGCCGGAAACAATCCTCCTTGGTCCGCGAAGCGCTGCAGAGCTACTTGGATCAACACCAGCGCCCGGAGCCCAAGGGCATCGGGAGTTATCGCAGCGGCCGGGAAGATATCTCCGAGCGAGGCGAGGAGCTGTTGGCGGAACGGCCCCGGCCCGGGTCGCGATGA
- a CDS encoding PIN domain-containing protein: MIVADTGGIYALYDAGDRHHEAARIILESTSEPLIVPLPVVAEVDYFLTRYLGVDAALDFLDSLRSGAFALDHLKTGDLDFCYKLIKQYQDLALGFVDASVLAVAERLGTRTILTLDHRDFRAVGSNSHGPLVLYPADL; this comes from the coding sequence ATGATCGTTGCGGACACCGGCGGCATCTATGCCCTCTACGATGCCGGGGATCGGCATCATGAAGCGGCGCGGATTATTCTGGAAAGCACCTCCGAGCCCCTCATCGTGCCACTACCGGTGGTCGCGGAAGTCGATTACTTCCTCACCCGCTACCTCGGAGTCGATGCCGCTCTCGACTTCCTCGACAGCCTGCGATCCGGTGCCTTCGCCCTCGATCATCTCAAGACGGGCGACCTAGACTTCTGCTACAAGCTCATCAAGCAATACCAGGATCTCGCCCTGGGTTTTGTCGATGCCAGCGTTCTCGCCGTCGCCGAGCGGCTGGGCACTCGCACCATCCTCACCCTCGACCATCGAGATTTTCGAGCCGTCGGCAGCAATTCCCACGGTCCGTTGGTTCTCTATCCGGCCGACCTCTGA
- a CDS encoding NAD(+) synthase, which translates to MKSLPFASTYRHGFARMAVAVPRVKVADPAFNLEHTVELARRASEEGAMVALFPELGLSAYSNQDLFHQDALLDAVLEALGGLVRASTELRPLILAGAPLRLGGQLFNCAVAVQGGRLLGVVPKTYLPNYREFYERRHFSPGDFGLSPTVELLGQDVPFGRDLLFVAEDWPELVIHAEVCEDLWVPVPPSSDAAMAGATVLCNLSASNITVGKATWRRTLAESQSGRCVAAYLYAAAGAGESTTDLAWDGHALIYENGDLLAEGERFADEPHLVLADVDLERLVQDRLRLTSFHDCAADHRERLKGFRRISVPLERPAEVESLLREVPRFPYVPREEAELDERCFEAYNIQVQGLMQRLRATGIEKVVIGVSGGLDSTQALIVAARAMDRLGLPRTNILAYTLPGFATSQRTYDNAWALMRALGVSAAEIDIRPSARQMLEDIDHPFADGEPVHDVTFENVQAGERTSHLFRLANHHGALVLGTGDLSELALGWTTYGVGDQMSHYNVNSSVPKTLIQYLIRWNIDRERFEASVGETLRSILETEISPELVPGDDADEPAQRTEDVIGPYELQDFHLYFVSRYGFRPSKVAFLAWHAWRDRTRGVWPRGLPDDERREYDLAAVKHWLEIFLRRFFQTSQFKRSAMPDGPKVGSGGSLSPRGDWRAPSDSGAGPWLDELRKNVPD; encoded by the coding sequence ATGAAGAGCTTGCCCTTTGCTTCGACCTATCGTCACGGTTTCGCCCGCATGGCCGTTGCCGTGCCGCGGGTGAAGGTGGCGGATCCAGCTTTCAACCTCGAACACACGGTGGAGCTGGCGCGGCGGGCGTCGGAGGAGGGAGCGATGGTGGCGCTCTTCCCCGAGCTCGGCCTGTCGGCCTATTCGAACCAGGATCTCTTCCACCAAGACGCCTTGCTGGACGCCGTCCTGGAGGCTTTGGGCGGCTTGGTGAGAGCGAGCACGGAACTGCGGCCGCTGATTCTCGCGGGAGCACCGCTGCGCCTGGGTGGCCAGCTCTTCAACTGTGCCGTGGCGGTGCAGGGGGGGCGGTTGTTGGGGGTGGTGCCCAAGACCTACCTGCCCAACTACCGCGAGTTCTACGAGCGTCGACACTTCTCTCCCGGGGATTTCGGGCTCAGCCCGACGGTGGAGCTGCTGGGGCAGGACGTTCCTTTTGGCCGGGACCTGCTCTTTGTCGCCGAGGATTGGCCGGAGTTAGTGATTCACGCCGAGGTCTGCGAGGACCTGTGGGTGCCGGTGCCGCCGAGCTCCGACGCGGCGATGGCCGGGGCGACGGTGTTGTGCAATCTTTCGGCAAGCAATATCACCGTCGGCAAGGCCACCTGGCGCCGCACGCTGGCGGAGTCCCAGAGCGGCCGATGCGTCGCCGCCTATCTCTACGCTGCCGCCGGCGCCGGCGAGTCCACCACCGATCTGGCCTGGGACGGTCATGCCCTGATCTATGAAAACGGCGACCTGCTGGCGGAGGGGGAGCGCTTCGCCGACGAGCCCCACCTGGTGCTTGCGGACGTCGATCTGGAACGCCTGGTCCAGGACCGTCTTAGGCTTACGAGCTTCCACGATTGCGCCGCCGATCATCGGGAGCGGCTGAAAGGCTTCCGGCGGATCTCGGTGCCGTTGGAGCGTCCCGCCGAGGTCGAGAGCCTGCTGCGGGAAGTTCCCCGCTTCCCCTACGTGCCTCGGGAGGAGGCGGAGCTCGACGAGCGTTGCTTCGAGGCCTACAACATTCAGGTCCAGGGGCTGATGCAGCGTCTTCGGGCCACCGGGATCGAGAAAGTGGTGATCGGCGTCTCCGGCGGGCTGGACTCGACCCAGGCGCTCATCGTCGCCGCCCGGGCCATGGATCGCCTGGGATTGCCCCGAACCAACATTCTGGCCTACACCCTGCCGGGCTTCGCCACTTCTCAGCGCACCTACGACAATGCCTGGGCGCTGATGCGGGCTCTGGGAGTGAGCGCGGCGGAGATCGACATTCGGCCGTCGGCGCGGCAGATGCTCGAAGACATCGATCATCCCTTCGCCGACGGCGAGCCGGTGCACGACGTCACCTTCGAGAACGTGCAGGCCGGCGAGCGCACTTCCCATCTCTTCCGGCTGGCGAATCACCACGGAGCTCTGGTGCTGGGGACCGGCGATCTCTCGGAGCTGGCCCTGGGCTGGACCACCTACGGCGTCGGCGACCAGATGAGCCACTACAACGTCAACTCCTCGGTGCCCAAGACGCTGATCCAATATCTGATTCGGTGGAATATCGATCGGGAGCGTTTCGAAGCCTCGGTGGGAGAGACGCTCCGCTCGATTCTGGAGACGGAGATTTCGCCGGAGCTGGTGCCCGGCGACGACGCCGACGAGCCGGCGCAACGCACCGAAGACGTCATCGGTCCCTACGAGCTCCAGGACTTCCATCTCTACTTCGTCAGCCGCTACGGCTTCCGGCCTTCGAAGGTCGCCTTCCTGGCCTGGCACGCCTGGCGGGACCGCACGCGGGGAGTCTGGCCCCGGGGCCTACCCGACGACGAGCGGCGGGAGTACGACCTGGCGGCGGTGAAGCATTGGCTGGAGATCTTCCTCCGCCGCTTCTTCCAGACCAGCCAATTCAAGCGCTCTGCCATGCCCGACGGCCCCAAGGTGGGCTCCGGCGGCTCCCTCTCCCCCCGCGGCGACTGGCGCGCCCCCAGTGACTCCGGTGCCGGGCCGTGGCTGGATGAGCTGCGGAAGAACGTGCCCGACTGA